The Maylandia zebra isolate NMK-2024a linkage group LG4, Mzebra_GT3a, whole genome shotgun sequence genome includes a window with the following:
- the copz2 gene encoding coatomer subunit zeta-2, whose amino-acid sequence MDSTSPEPSLYTVKAVFILDNDGNRLLSKYYDPELYPSMKEQKTFERNVFNKTHKADNEIAFLEGMTIVYKSSIDLFFYVVGSAQENELMLMSVLNCLFDSTSHILRKNVERRCLLENMEGVFLVVDEIIDGGVILESDPQQVLQKVNYRADENPLTEQSVAQVLQSAKEQIKWSILK is encoded by the exons GAACCGTCCCTCTACACAGTTAAAGCAGTTTTTATTCTCGACAATGATGGAAACAGACTTTTGTCAAAG tACTATGACCCAGAGCTTTACCCCTCCATGAAGGAGCAGAAAACCTTTGAAAGGAATGTTTTTAACAAGACACACAAAGCAGACA ATGAAATAGCTTTTCTGGAAGGCATGACCATCGTGTACAAGAGCAGTATAGATCTTTTCTTCTACGTTGTGGGAAGTGCTCAGGAAAATGAG CTCATGCTGATGTCAGTACTTAACTGCCTGTTTGACTCCACCAGTCACATCCTCAG GAAAAATGTGGAGCGGAGGTGTTTATTGGAAAACATGGAAGGAGTGTTTCTTGTTGTGGATGAAATCATTGATggggg GGTGATTCTGGAGAGTGATCCACAGCAGGTCCTACAGAAAGTCAACTACAGG GCGGATGAGAACCCATTAACTGAACAAAGCGTGGCTCAG GTTTTGCAATCAGCCAAGGAGCAGATCAAATGGTCTATactgaaatga